In the Deltaproteobacteria bacterium genome, one interval contains:
- a CDS encoding YjbH domain-containing protein, whose product MPCRAGDEPFANPTNWGGTGLMETPTARVLKEGRYRIGASQVDPYRYYYGAVSPLKGLEVGGRITEVLDVPALSAAYGNTKDKAIDLKYQFLPEGKWLPAIAVGIMDLQGTRIYPSQYIVINKQIYPFDFSVGFGNGRFGKKPLPSSGEGFKAEIFTDTSTWLSDSQFFGGIQFAPSDSYAFMVEYNPIRYNEQTHDPAQKKYFQEPVPSKFNFGFRWRPLDWTEIDVSYQRGNQVGINLSVAFDIGNPLIPLYDHPYKEKPEHRLSPLAERIMKGLYQSGFVDIGIAIDGDELWVEASNGKYYYSTKAIGIALRIINNIAPDDIRKIHLVLTDNGIPIIEFVSFREDLKTFYGEQLTVNEFLRLSEIKTDISESLDIEKKHREFFNYGLKPSFKTFLNDPSGFFKYRLGVEGWLGFHPWRGSSFIAGLEVYPLNTVSSSNEPLSQPVRTDMVPYQKEKAALSMLMFDQIEKFKHETYGRIAAGLLEVQYAGFDGEVAKPLFGGRLMVGVSGSLVKKREPGEPFNFKENDWKNYYTTAFVNTRLNIPEQEIAIDLKTGQFLAGDRGTRITLLKFFNGVILSAWYSITGTSMFTDGFNRGYHDKGIAVVIPLRLFGGRDSRTAYNFGISPWTRDVAQDIDHYHTLFDYMERNVGIYLEKDRGMMR is encoded by the coding sequence ATGCCATGTCGTGCAGGTGATGAACCTTTTGCCAATCCCACGAACTGGGGCGGGACGGGGCTGATGGAAACACCGACAGCGCGGGTGCTGAAGGAAGGGCGTTACCGGATCGGGGCAAGCCAGGTAGATCCTTACCGGTATTATTATGGGGCGGTGAGCCCGCTGAAAGGGCTGGAGGTCGGTGGACGGATTACAGAGGTTCTGGATGTTCCGGCGCTGTCCGCTGCCTATGGCAACACCAAGGACAAGGCCATCGATCTGAAATACCAGTTCCTTCCTGAAGGGAAGTGGTTGCCCGCCATTGCCGTGGGGATTATGGATCTGCAAGGTACTCGAATTTACCCGTCACAGTACATTGTGATAAATAAGCAGATCTACCCCTTTGACTTTTCCGTCGGATTTGGCAACGGCCGTTTTGGCAAGAAACCACTCCCCTCGAGTGGGGAAGGCTTCAAGGCGGAAATCTTTACCGACACGAGCACATGGCTGTCGGACTCCCAGTTTTTTGGTGGCATTCAGTTTGCCCCTTCCGATTCGTATGCCTTCATGGTCGAATATAACCCCATACGATATAATGAACAGACACATGATCCGGCACAGAAAAAATACTTCCAGGAACCCGTTCCCTCGAAGTTCAACTTCGGCTTCCGGTGGAGACCATTGGACTGGACGGAGATCGATGTGAGTTATCAGAGGGGAAACCAGGTGGGGATTAATCTATCAGTTGCTTTTGATATTGGGAATCCTCTTATTCCTTTGTATGACCACCCCTATAAAGAGAAGCCTGAGCATCGATTAAGTCCCTTGGCTGAAAGAATCATGAAGGGATTGTATCAATCCGGCTTCGTAGATATTGGTATTGCCATTGATGGGGATGAATTATGGGTAGAGGCAAGTAATGGTAAATACTATTACTCGACAAAGGCCATCGGCATTGCTCTCAGGATCATTAACAATATAGCTCCTGATGATATCCGTAAGATTCATCTTGTCCTTACAGATAACGGGATTCCGATCATAGAATTTGTTTCGTTCAGGGAAGATTTGAAAACCTTCTATGGCGAACAATTGACAGTAAATGAGTTCCTCCGTTTGTCGGAGATAAAAACGGATATATCGGAGAGTTTGGATATTGAAAAAAAGCATCGTGAGTTTTTCAATTATGGTTTGAAGCCATCATTTAAGACCTTTCTGAATGACCCATCGGGATTTTTTAAGTACAGGCTTGGTGTAGAAGGGTGGCTTGGTTTCCATCCATGGAGAGGATCATCTTTTATTGCCGGATTGGAAGTCTATCCATTGAACACCGTTTCCTCTTCAAATGAACCATTGTCACAACCGGTGAGGACAGATATGGTTCCCTATCAAAAAGAAAAAGCAGCCCTCAGCATGCTCATGTTCGATCAAATCGAGAAGTTCAAACATGAAACATATGGCAGGATTGCGGCAGGCCTCCTGGAAGTACAGTATGCGGGTTTTGATGGAGAAGTGGCGAAGCCGCTGTTTGGAGGCAGGTTGATGGTAGGGGTCAGCGGCAGTCTTGTTAAAAAGAGAGAACCGGGTGAGCCCTTTAACTTCAAAGAAAATGACTGGAAAAATTATTACACTACGGCGTTTGTGAATACACGTCTGAATATACCGGAGCAGGAAATTGCCATTGATCTCAAGACAGGGCAGTTCCTGGCGGGTGACAGGGGAACAAGAATAACCCTGTTGAAGTTTTTCAATGGTGTGATCCTTTCAGCCTGGTACAGCATTACGGGTACGTCGATGTTCACAGATGGATTCAATAGGGGATACCACGATAAGGGTATTGCCGTTGTCATTCCTTTGAGATTGTTCGGTGGCAGAGATTCAAGGACGGCGTACAATTTCGGTATATCCCCCTGGACAAGGGACGTGGCCCAGGATATCGATCATTATCATACGCTCTTTGACTATATGGAGCGGAATGTGGGGATTTACCTGGAGAAGGATCGGGGGATGATGAGATGA
- a CDS encoding Wzz/FepE/Etk N-terminal domain-containing protein yields the protein MAEPDREQQRYDEEDEINLLDYWRVIRKRQKIIIRVIIATVLATVVISLFMTNIYQAKAVITPVMPKEGARGGSLSALAQQFGGIGGLAGIALPGGTTASEIVALLESNILREKVIERYNLMPVLFYEDWDAEKKDWKRGGIKLNPLYYMKKLTGMLLPEAKGVKKKDDDIPDIWDGIRMLDDDIVNVKNNIKDNTITITADFHDAETTAKIVEYFLVTLTDHMSSEAKRVATINKQYLEGELGKTADPLLRQKIYELIAQQLETSMTAEVKENFAFKVIDPPKAPDKKIKPKRALMVIVSFILSVFIGVFLAFFMEYLEKVKSQERECVNT from the coding sequence TTGGCAGAACCGGATAGAGAGCAACAGAGATACGATGAAGAGGATGAGATTAACCTGCTGGATTACTGGCGGGTGATACGGAAGCGGCAAAAGATCATCATCCGGGTAATTATCGCCACTGTCCTGGCCACAGTTGTGATTTCGTTATTTATGACGAATATCTACCAGGCGAAGGCCGTGATTACACCCGTCATGCCGAAAGAAGGAGCACGCGGCGGTTCACTATCCGCACTGGCGCAGCAGTTTGGGGGGATCGGGGGGCTTGCGGGGATCGCACTCCCAGGCGGTACGACAGCGTCGGAAATCGTAGCTCTGCTGGAGTCGAACATCCTCCGGGAAAAGGTGATCGAACGGTACAACCTTATGCCGGTCCTTTTTTATGAAGACTGGGACGCGGAAAAGAAAGATTGGAAGCGGGGAGGCATCAAGCTCAATCCGCTGTACTATATGAAAAAACTCACCGGGATGTTGCTGCCCGAGGCAAAAGGCGTCAAAAAAAAGGATGATGACATCCCCGATATCTGGGATGGTATCAGGATGCTGGATGATGATATCGTCAATGTAAAGAATAACATAAAGGATAATACTATCACCATTACCGCCGATTTCCACGACGCAGAGACGACCGCAAAGATTGTCGAATATTTCCTGGTAACACTGACAGATCACATGAGCAGTGAGGCCAAGCGTGTGGCTACGATTAACAAGCAATACCTGGAGGGGGAGCTGGGGAAGACGGCGGACCCCCTCCTTAGGCAAAAGATTTACGAACTGATTGCCCAGCAACTGGAAACATCGATGACGGCGGAGGTGAAGGAAAATTTCGCCTTCAAGGTGATCGATCCCCCCAAGGCGCCCGACAAAAAAATAAAACCAAAGAGGGCCCTGATGGTTATTGTGAGTTTTATTCTGTCCGTCTTTATAGGGGTATTTTTAGCTTTTTTTATGGAATATTTAGAAAAGGTGAAGAGTCAAGAGAGGGAGTGTGTAAATACATGA